One genomic segment of Mauremys mutica isolate MM-2020 ecotype Southern chromosome 10, ASM2049712v1, whole genome shotgun sequence includes these proteins:
- the LOC123378892 gene encoding maestro heat-like repeat-containing protein family member 7 isoform X1 translates to MARLLRRFRRKALQVAPEPSGRSGHLPKGQSHLSVPAGGEAAPMQARRRKFPAFWRTRPAPGAGAELGEAPTKPRCSWLRMRFCGQDPAQEGRRAGRLWGLLCGQQRPQEPSPHSQQGASPCPGSEDLSAPSDQEVEDPSTSTIGSARDSSSAWGSSSSDASGRCCIVPGTPTESAAEEWLEMTTEEAALKVIREQLQGRDKDEGQQLRFLRAIYPACLAAQDRGQDTLEPHCCKAAVVERIVELIEELPKDSPPSAILASCLAAVGNLSTMKPALEPELESRLLRAALGSVFSLGTETDATDIQAPHKVMPELLDAVLGNLLAESPDADRLHFILEHVNRWIVSRVPQERARAIKSSTALLRFAVTLPEFDISAEFPRLGQHVAQLALFVSYPDEDISQQAMEGTYRLYQLLLEQRGLSIHEVEDLWCHDWYSDSRLLGYKNTARVGEVFGKFFSAGQRKCFLKTAVPAIYAPLLGISQAGLLLTYAILGEAEQLLGYTLEDITAKLMGQLRSIRQLHQVPEVLQGLGLP, encoded by the exons ATGGCCAGGCTCCTGCGCAGGTTCAGGAggaaggctctgcaggtggcccCAGAGCCTTCGGGAAGGAGCGGCCATCTTCCCAAGGGGCAGAGCCACCTCTCCGTCCCCGCTGGCGGGGAAGCAGCTCCCATGCAGGCCAGAAGGCGGAAGTTCCCAGCCTTCTGGAGAACAAGGCCAGCTCCCGGCGCAGGCGCCGAGCTGGGAGAGGCCCCGACCAagcccaggtgcagctggctcaGGATGAGGTTTTGCGgacaggacccagcccaggaggggcgccgggcagggaggctctggggccTGTTATGTGGGCAGCagcggccccaggagcccagccctcattcccagcagggggcatcgCCCTGCCCGGGCTCTGAAGATCTTTCAGCCCCCTCAGACCAGGAGGTGGAAGATCCCAGCACCAGCACCATCGGCTCAGCACGGGACAGCAGCagtgcctggggctccagcagcagcgacgcctctggacgCTGCTGCAttgttccag GGACCCCCACGGAGTCAGCGGCGGAGGAATGGCTGGAGATGACCACAGAGGAAGCTGCTCTCAAGGTCATCagagagcagctccagggcagagaCAAG GATgaggggcagcagctcaggttcCTGCGGGCCATCTACCCCGCGTGTCTTGCTGCACAGGACAGAGGGCAGGACACGCTGGAGCCGCACTGCTGCAAGGCGGCTGTGGTGGAGAGGATTGTG GAGCTCATTGAGGAGCTTCCTAAAGACTCTCCACCCAGCGCCATCCTCGCCAGCTGCCTGGCTGCTGTGGGCAACCTCAG cacCATGAAACCAGCCCTTGAGCCTGAGCTAGAGTCCCGCCTCTTGCGAGCTGCCCTTGGCTCGGTCTTCTCCCTGGGCACGGAGACGGACGCCACCGACATCCAG GCTCCGCACAAAGTCATGCCAGAGCTCCTGGATGCCGTGCTGGGGAACCTGCTGGCAGAGTCCCCAGACGCAGACAGGCTCCACTTCATCTTGGAG catGTCAACCGCTGGATCGTGTCCAGGGtgccccaggagagagccagggccattaAGAGCAGCACGGCCCTGCTGAGATTTGCAGTCACCCTCCCCGagtttgac ATCTCAGCAGAGTTCCCTAGGCTGGGTCAGCACGTGGCCCAGCTGGCTCTGTTTGTGAGTTACCCAGACGAGGACATCAGCCAGCAGGCCATGGAGGGGACTTACCGGCTGTACCAGCTGCTGCTCGAACAGAGGG ggcTGAGCATACACGAGGTGGAGGATCTGTGGTGCCACGACTGGTACTCAGACAGCAGGCTCCTGGGCTATAAAAACacagccagggtgggggag gtctttggaAAATTCTTCTCTGCGGGGCAGAGGAAATGCTTCCTCAAGACAGCCGTGCCAGCGATCTACGCCCCCCTGCTGGgcattagccaggctgggcttcTCCTCACGTACGCCATCCTGGGGGAAGCCGAGCAACTGCTGGGGTACACG ctggaggacatCACCGCCAAGCTGATGGGTCAGCTCCGCAGCATCCGGCAGCTGCACCAGGTGCCTGAGGTGCTGCAAGGGCTGGGCCTCCCCTGA
- the LOC123378892 gene encoding maestro heat-like repeat-containing protein family member 7 isoform X2, with translation MTTEEAALKVIREQLQGRDKDEGQQLRFLRAIYPACLAAQDRGQDTLEPHCCKAAVVERIVELIEELPKDSPPSAILASCLAAVGNLSTMKPALEPELESRLLRAALGSVFSLGTETDATDIQAPHKVMPELLDAVLGNLLAESPDADRLHFILEHVNRWIVSRVPQERARAIKSSTALLRFAVTLPEFDISAEFPRLGQHVAQLALFVSYPDEDISQQAMEGTYRLYQLLLEQRGLSIHEVEDLWCHDWYSDSRLLGYKNTARVGEVFGKFFSAGQRKCFLKTAVPAIYAPLLGISQAGLLLTYAILGEAEQLLGYTLEDITAKLMGQLRSIRQLHQVPEVLQGLGLP, from the exons ATGACCACAGAGGAAGCTGCTCTCAAGGTCATCagagagcagctccagggcagagaCAAG GATgaggggcagcagctcaggttcCTGCGGGCCATCTACCCCGCGTGTCTTGCTGCACAGGACAGAGGGCAGGACACGCTGGAGCCGCACTGCTGCAAGGCGGCTGTGGTGGAGAGGATTGTG GAGCTCATTGAGGAGCTTCCTAAAGACTCTCCACCCAGCGCCATCCTCGCCAGCTGCCTGGCTGCTGTGGGCAACCTCAG cacCATGAAACCAGCCCTTGAGCCTGAGCTAGAGTCCCGCCTCTTGCGAGCTGCCCTTGGCTCGGTCTTCTCCCTGGGCACGGAGACGGACGCCACCGACATCCAG GCTCCGCACAAAGTCATGCCAGAGCTCCTGGATGCCGTGCTGGGGAACCTGCTGGCAGAGTCCCCAGACGCAGACAGGCTCCACTTCATCTTGGAG catGTCAACCGCTGGATCGTGTCCAGGGtgccccaggagagagccagggccattaAGAGCAGCACGGCCCTGCTGAGATTTGCAGTCACCCTCCCCGagtttgac ATCTCAGCAGAGTTCCCTAGGCTGGGTCAGCACGTGGCCCAGCTGGCTCTGTTTGTGAGTTACCCAGACGAGGACATCAGCCAGCAGGCCATGGAGGGGACTTACCGGCTGTACCAGCTGCTGCTCGAACAGAGGG ggcTGAGCATACACGAGGTGGAGGATCTGTGGTGCCACGACTGGTACTCAGACAGCAGGCTCCTGGGCTATAAAAACacagccagggtgggggag gtctttggaAAATTCTTCTCTGCGGGGCAGAGGAAATGCTTCCTCAAGACAGCCGTGCCAGCGATCTACGCCCCCCTGCTGGgcattagccaggctgggcttcTCCTCACGTACGCCATCCTGGGGGAAGCCGAGCAACTGCTGGGGTACACG ctggaggacatCACCGCCAAGCTGATGGGTCAGCTCCGCAGCATCCGGCAGCTGCACCAGGTGCCTGAGGTGCTGCAAGGGCTGGGCCTCCCCTGA